GGTTTCCGGAAACCATCACGCCACCCGAAGGTGGCGTGACGGGAACGGCCCGGATGCGTCCGGCGCTTACTTGACCGGCTTGCTCGCCGCCGTGTTTTCCGGCGCGGTCAGGCCACGCTTCTCCAGCAGCGGCTCGATCTTCGGATCGTGCCCGGCGAAGTCGCGGAACAGCTTCATCGCATCCTGGCTGCCGCCCTGCGACAGCAGCGTCTTGCGGAAGTGGTCGCCGTTGGCGCGGGTCAGGCCGCCGTTGCTCTTGAACCATTCCACGCTGTTGGCATCCAGCACTTCGGACCAGATGTAGGCGTAGTAACCGGCCGAATAGCCGCCCATGATGTGGCTGAAGTAAGGCGTCTTGTAGCGCGGCGGCACCGGCGCGTAGTCGATGCCGTCGGCGGCCAGCGCGGCGGCCTCGAACTTCATCACGCCGTCGGCGTCGGGCACCTGGTCGGCGGTGATCTGGTGCCAGCGCTGGTCGAGCATCGCGGCGCCCAGGTACTCGGTCGTCGCGAAGCCCTGGTTGAACTTGGACGCGGCGATCACCTTGTCCAGCAGCGCCTGCGGCATCGCTTCGCCGGTCTTGTAGTGCTTGGCGTAGTTGGCCAGGATCGACGGCCAGTCGGCCCACATCTCGTTGACCTGCGACGGATACTCCACGAAGTCGCGCGGCACGCTGGTGCCGCTGAAGTACGGATACTTCACGTCGGAGAACATGCCGTGCAGCGCATGGCCGAACTCGTGGAACGTGGTGGTCACTTCGTCCCAGGTCATCAGCGTGGGCTCGCCGGCCGGCGGCTTCGGCACGTTCAGGTGGTTGGCGACCACCGGCTTGTCGCCGCTCAGGCCGGACTGCGAGACGTACGAGTTCATCCACGCACCGCCGCGCTTGGAGTCGCGCGCATACGGGTCGAAGATGAAGATCGCCAGCTGCGACCCGTCGGCGTTGAACACGTCGTAGGTCCAGGTGTCGGCGTGGTACTTCGGCAGGTCGGTGCGTTCCTTGAACGTCAGGCCGTACAGCTGGGTGGCGGCGAAGAACACGCCGTTCTCCAGCACGTTCTTCATCTCGAAGTACGGCTTGAGCTGCGACTCGTCGAAGTCGTACTTCGCGGCGCGGACCTTCTCCGTGTAGAACGCCCAGTCCCACGGCTCCAGCTTGAACGTGGGTTCGCCCTTGGCCTTCTGCTCCTGGTCGATCATCGCCTGCAGGTCGGCCGCTTCGCGCTTGGCGTTGGCCACGGCTGCCGGGGCCAGCTTGCCCAGCATCGCGTTGACGGCTTCCGGCGTGCGCGCGGTCTGGTCTTCCAGGCCGTAGGCGGCGTGGTTCGGGTAGCCCAGCAGCTTCGCGCGGTCGGCGCGCAGCTTCATGATGCGCGAGACCAGCGCGGTGGTGTCGAACTCGCCGCCACGGCTGCCGCGCTTGACCGATGCCTCGTGCAGGCGCTGGCGCAGGGCGCGGTTGGTCAGCTGGGACTCGGGCGGCTGGCCGGTGGTGTTGAGCAGGGTCAGCACGTACTTGCCTTCCAGGCCGCGCTTCTTGGCCGCTTCGGCGGCGGTGGCGATCTGGCCTTCGGTCAGGCCGTCGAGCTGCTTGACGTCGTCGACCACGATGGCCGAGGCGTTGACTTCCTTCAGCACGAAATCGCTGAACTGCGTGCCCAGCGAGGCGAGCTCGGCGTTCATCGCCTTCAGCCTGGCCTTGTCCGCGTCGTTGAGGTTGGCGCCGGAGCGGACGAAGCTGGTGTGGTAGCGCTCGATCAGGCGCACGCCCTGCGCGTCCAGGCCCAGCGCGTTGCGCTGGTCGTAGAGCGCCTTGATGCGGGCGAACATCTTGGGATTCAGGCTGATCGCATCGCCGTGCGCGGCGAACTTGGCGGAGTAGTCTGCACGCAGCTTGTTGCGCGCGTCGTTGGTGTCGGTGCCCACCAGGTTGAAGAACACCGTGGTGGCGCGGTCCAGCACCTGGCCAGACTTCTCCAGCGCGATGATGGTGTTGTCGAAGGTCGGCGCGGCCGGATTGTTGGCGATCGCGTCGATTTCCTTCAGCTGCTCGGCCATGCCGGCATCGAAGGCGGGGGCGAAATCGCTGTCCTTGATCTTGTCGAACTGCGGATAGTGCAGCGGCAGCGGGCTCTCGGCGAAGAAGGGGTTGGCCGCCTGGGCGGTCTGGGTGGCCGGCGTGGCGGCCTGGCTGTAGGCGGGCATGGCGAGTCCGAGGGTCGCGGCAAGCGCGATGGCGAGGCGGGTGGTCATGGAGCGCTACGTCCTTACAAAGGTGGATTCCCAAGGGTAACCCAAGGGGGAAAGGCCGGACCCATGACGAAAGGCATGGGCGGCCGCCCGTCGCAGTGGAATGGCCTATGCGGCCCTGCCGGAGAAACTAGTGAAGCCGGTGGTCGCCTTCGGTCCTGCGCTGCGGCAGTTCGGCGCGCTGGCACGGGTCATCAAGGGCGGCAGCGCGCACCCGCCGGCATCGATCCACGGCGCGCTGGGGATTGGATGTGAGGGCGACGTCAGTCGCGATGAGAGATCAGGACGCCTTTATCGCGACTGACGTCGCTCCCACGGGCGCCTGAGTCGCGCAGTCGCTTGCCCCATCCGCGCCGGAGGTGTCTGATAGCGCCTTTCCCGGAGCCCGCCATGACCACCGCCTACGATTTCTCCGCCCAGGACCTCGATGGTCGCGAGCGTTCGTTGTCCGAGTACCAGGGCAAGGTCCTGCTGATCGTCAACGTCGCGTCCAAGTGCGGGTTCACGCCGCAGTACACCGGGCTGGAGGCGCTGTGGCGCGAGTATGGTCCGCAGGGATTGGTGGTGCTGGGCTTCCCGTGCGACCAGTTCGGCCACCAGGAGCCGGGCGACGAGGCGGAGATCCGCAATTTTTGTTCGCTCAATTACGACGTGACCTTCCCGATGTTCGCCAAGGTCGACGTCAACGGCAGCGATGCGCATCCGCTGTGGGCGTGGCTGAAGCAGGAGAAAAGCGGGCTGCTCGGCATCGGCGCGATCAAATGGAATTTCAGCAAGTTCCTCGTCGGCCGCGACGGCAAGGTGATCAAGCGCTACGCACCCACCGACACGCCCGAGTCGCTGGCGGGCGACATCCGCGCCGCGCTGGGCTGAGCACGCCATGAGCGGGGCCGATGCACGCGCGTTCCACATCGAGTTCGGCAGCACCGACTACGGGCTGCGCGCGTGGGTGACCGGCACCAACGGTACGCTGGAAACGACGCTCGCTTATTGGCGCGCCATCGCCGACGCGGTGCGGCAGCACGCACCGCGCGCCCTGCTGGTGGTGGACGACATGGACGGCCTGCCACCGCCGCCGGAGCAGTTGCTGCAGTTCGTGCAGGCCATGCGGGGGCAGGGCATGGAGGCCGTGCGCATCGCCTACGTCGAGCGCGACGCCGACCAGATTCCGCAAGTGGAGTGGGCCGGCCTGCTGGCGAACGAGCATGGCTTCGATGCGCGGGTGTTCGCGACCGAGGCCGACGCGGTGCGCTGGCTGCGCTACGGCGAGCGCGGCGGCTGAGCGGACTGGCGCTTCTGCAGCGCCTCTTCCGGCAGCAGCGCCATCAGCTCGCGGGCGAAGGATTCCAGTACTTCCTCGGAATACCCGCGGTGCGTCCGCACGATGCGGCCGTCCTGGCCGATGATGAACATGTTGGGCAGCGCGGTGACGCCGTAGCGGTCGGTGACCACACCCCGCACGTCGTGGACGAAGGTCAGGTCCAGGTCCTTGTTGGCCCGCAGCACGCTCAGGTAATCGCTGCGCGGCTCCTTCATGTTGATGGCGATGACTTCCAGATAGTCGCGTCCGACCAGCTTCTGCACATGGCCGAGCATCGGCAGCTCGCGCCGGCAGGGTCCGCACCATGAAGCCCAGAACGTCACCACGACCACCTTGCCCTTGAGGGCATCGAGGTCGACCGGATCGCCCTTGCGGTCCTTCATGGCGATGGGCGGAGGCACGTCGCCGATGCCGGGTTGCTCGACGGCGTCGCCCGCATACGCGCATGGGCTCAGGGCCAGCAGTGCGGCCAGCAGCAGATTCCGGATCACGGCGTGTCCTCCCCAGGACGTCGTGGGCGCAGCCTAGCACCCGTCGCGGCCCTGGGGCGAGCGCGCATTACTTCTCGACGAAGGCGCGCTCGAACACGTACTGGCCGGCCGTGCCGATGCGCGGGGCGGCGGTGAAGCCGCGGCCGTCGAGCAGGGCGCGGAAGTCGGCCAGCATTTGCGGGCTGCCGCAGATCATCGCGCGGTCGTGCGCCGCATCCAGCGGTTCGATGCCCAGGCTGTCCATCATGACGCCGCTGGCCATCAGGTCGGTCAGGCGGCCCTGGTGGACGAAGTCCTCGCGGGTGACGGCCGGGTAGTACAGCAGCTTCTCGCGGATGGTCTCGCCGAGGAACTCGTGCTGCGGCAGTTCCTTCTCGAAGTAGTCGCGGTAGGCCAGGTCTTCGGCATGGCGCACGCCGTGGGTCAGGACGACCTTGTCGAAGCGCTCGTACGTGTCCGGGTCCTTGATGATCGACAGCCACGGCGCCAGGCCGGTGCCGGTGCCCAGCAGGTACAGGTTGCGGCCGGGATGCAGGTCGCTGATCAGCAGCGTGCCGGTGGGCTTGCGCCCGATCAGCACGGTATCGCCGGGCTTGATGTGCTGCAGGCGCGAGGTCAGCGGCCCGTTCTGAACCTTGATGCTGAAGAACTCGAGCTGCTCTTCCCAGTTGGCGCTGGCGATCGAATAGGCGCGCAGCAGCGGCTTGCCGTCGACCTCCAGCCCGATCATCACGAACTGGCCGTTCTCGAAGCGGAAACCGTCGTCGCGGGTGGTGGTGAAGCTGAAATAGGCGTCCGTCCAGTGACGGACGTCGAGCACCGTCTCGGTGCCGAACGCAGAGGACATGGGGGAGTGTGGGCGATTGAATCGACGCGCCATTGTAGCCGACGGGCCGGGCGCGGCCTTGATCGTGCTCAATCGGCAGTGGCCGGATCGGGGACCTGTTCGCCCCGCTGGTGGAAGCACAGTTGCTCGACCATGCGCCGCATGGGGGGTGCCGTCAGCAGGAGATCGATCGGAAGGTCCCACTGAGCGTGGTCGAACGCCCAGCGCAGCAGGCGCTTGAAGGCGAAGCCCGGCACCGGTGGCGTGGGTGGCACGCTCGACGTCGCGCGGCCGGACAGATGGGCGGCCAGCATGCGGCCGACGGCGGCCCCATGGCGCAGGCCCGAATGGATGCCGCCCGCCGTCAGTGGAGAGACCATGCCAGCGGCGTCACCGACCAGGGTCACGCCATCGGCCCGCATCGGCGCCACGGGACCGCCGCACGGGATCAGGCCGGCGCGGATGCTGTCCGGCCGCCGCGCGGCATCCAGTCCCGTCATGGGAGCGACATGCGCGAGGAAGCCCGCCATGTCCGGCGCCGGCGTGCCGCCGGCCCGGTAGCGTCGCGCCAGGCCGGCCTGCACGCCGGTCGGGGTCTGCGCCACCCAGCCCAGGTAGCCGGGCGCGAAGCGCTTGCTGAGGAAGCAGTGCAGGGCGTCGGGTTCGCGCAGCGTCATGCCGTCGAACTCGTATTCCACGCCGTACAGGAATTGCGTGACCTGGCCCAGGCCGAGACGGCGTGCGACCCGCGATCGCGCACCGTCCGCTCCGACCAGCACGCGCGTAGGGCCCACGCCGTCGACCTGCCATCCGGTCGGCGTGCGCGTGGCGTCGCGGAAGGCCAGACCGCGCCGGACTTCGACGCCGCACGCTTCCGCCTGTTCGCCGAGCCAGCGCATCAGCGCGGGCGTGTCGGTGGTGTGGAAGCGGTAGCCGTGCGCACCCAGCCGCACGCTGCGCAGGTTCGGCGCATAGACGCGGACGTGGGGCACGGCGCGCAGCAATGAGGGCGGCAGCCCCGCCAGCAGCGGCGCATCGCAGGCTTCCTGCACCAGGATGCCGGTGGTGTGGATGCGCTCGCCGAGGTCCTGCTTGCGGTCGATCACGCAGACCCGCGGGCCACGGACGGCGAGTTCGCGCGCGCAGGCGAGGCCGGCGAAACCGGCGCCCACGACGATGACGTCATAACGGGGATCCTGCATCGTGGCGCACGCGCTCCGTCTTCAAGAGACGGGCAGCCTGCAGCCGCCACGGGGAGCGGCGATGAAGTCGGGATGAAGTCGTCGGGCGCGACCTCCGGAAACGAAGAAGGCGCCCATGGGCGCCTTCTTCGTGTTGCCTCAACCGTTGCCGCCGCCACGGGGGCCGCGTTGACCACCGCCGCCGGGACGACCGCCGGGACCGCGGCCGCCGGCCGGCCGGCCACCCGGACGCGGGCCCGCGTGCTGCGGACGGTTGCCGCCACCGCCGGGGCGTCCCTGCGGACGCGGACCGCGCGGTGGCTGGCCGTAGGGATTGAAGCCGGGGTTGGCATGGTCGGACGGGAAGCTGGGTGCGCTGGCGGGATGCCCGTACGGACGCGCCGCGCGCTGCGGCTTGCCGGCGCCCTGTGCGCCACGCGGCCCGCGCTCGGCACCGAAGCCGCCGGGACCCCGCTCGTTGCCGAAGCGGTCGCCGCCGAACCCGCCCGGACCGCCGCCCGGGCCACGCTTGCCCGCGCCGCCACCGGGCCTGCCGCCGGCGCCCGGACGCCCGCCCGGCTTGCCGCCGTAGGGCTTCTTCGGGCCGCCGGGACCGGCGTTGCGGTGGCCGGCCGGGCCGGTGTCCACGCCGTCCGGCACGTACCAGCTGCGGAACGCGGCCGGATTGCCTTCCGGCAACGGCTTCGGACCCTTCGGCGTGCGCTGCTTGAACGGGCGCTGCGACTGCTTCGCGGCCTGCTCGCCGCTGACGGTCAGGCCGCCGTGCGGCTTCTTGCCGCGGCCGCCACGGCCACGGTCTTCGCGCACGTGGTCGAAGCGGCGCAGCTCGCGGCCTTCGTCGGCCGCGTGGTGGCCGTTGACATAGGCGTTGCCGCTGCGGCCGCCGCCCACGTGGAGCGTGGACTTGGCGGCCTTGCGCTGGCCGATCACCGGCTGCAGCGTCAGCGCGGCGGGCGTGCCGACCTCCAGGCCCAGGTCCTTGCGCAGCGCTTCGACCTGTGCGTCCGGCAGTTCCTGCGTCTGGCCACGCAGCAGCGGCTGCGGCAGGCTGATCTTGCCGTAGCGCACGCGCTTGAGGCGGCTGACCTGGCAACCCTGCGATTCCCACAGGCGGCGCACTTCGCGGTTGCGGCCTTCCTTGACCACGACGCGGAACCAGTCGTGCGAATCGGTGCCGCCGATGCGTTCGATCTCGTCGAACTTGGCCGGGCCGTCGTCCAGCGCCACGCCGCGGCGCAGGCGGTCGACGACGTTGTCCGGCACGCTTTCCTGGCCTTCCGGCGCACGCACGCGCACGACGTACTCGCGCTCGACTTCGTACGAGGGATGCATCATCGCGTTGGCGAGTTCGCCGTCGGTGGTCAGCACCAGCAGGCCGGTGGTGTTGATGTCCAGGCGGCCGATGGCGATCCAGCGTGCGCCCTTCAGCGCCGGCAGCGCCTCGAAGATCGTCGGACGGCCTTCGGGATCTTCACGGGTGGTGACTTCGCCTTCCGGCTTGTTGTAGATCAGCACGCGCGAGGGCTCGGTCAGTGCGCTGGCGACGAAGGTCTTGCCGTCCAGCTCGACGCGGTCGCCGCCCTTGACCGACATGCCGGTCTGCGCGACTTCGCCGTTGACCTTGACCAGGCCGTCGGCGATGCGTTGTTCCAGCGCGCGGCGCGAGCCCAGGCCGGCCTGCGCCAGCACCTTGTGCAGGCGCTCTTCCAGGCGGTTCGTCTCCGGTGCGTCGGCGCTTTCGCCGCGCTTCAGCGACAGCTTGCCCAGGGAGGTCTTCTTCGGGGGGGTGTTGCTCATTGTTTCTGCTCCGACGGTGCCCGGTCTTCCTGGTCGGAAGCAGCGGCGTCGTCATCTTTGGGTTGAGGTTCATCGTGGTCGCCGGCGTCGTTGCCGGCGTCATCGGATGCGGTGTCTTCGTCGGCATCGTCCGATGCCGTGGTGTCGTGCTGTTCGTCGTCCGTGTCGCCGTCGTCGTCCGCGACGGGCGTGCTTTCGTCAGGCGTGCTTCTGTCGGACGCGTTCCCTTCCTGAGCCGCATCGGCGGCGTCGCCGCTGGCGATGCTGACCGGCAGCGGGGCGCCGTCCAGCGGCAGCTGCGGTTCCAGTTCGCCGATGTCCTTCAGTTCGGACAGCGGCGGCAGTTCGTCCAGGCGCTTCAGGCCGAAGTAGTCGAGGAAGGCCTTGGTCGTGCCGAACAGCGCCGGCTTGCCCGGCACATCGCGATGGCCGACCACGCGGATCCACTCGCGCTCTTCCAGCGCCTGGATGATGTTGCTGCTGACCGCCACGCCGCGGACCTGTTCGATCTCGCCGCGGGTGATCGGCTGGCGGTAGGCGATCAGCGCCAGCGTTTCCAGCGTGGCGCGCGTGTACTTGGTCTTGCGCTCGGTCCACAGGCGCGCGACCCAGGCGTGCACGTCCGCCTTGACCTGGTAGCGGTAGCCGGACGCCACTTCGACCAGTTCCACGCCACGGTCGGCGCAGGCGTCGGCCAGGTGCTGCAGGGCGGCCTCGACGCTGCCTTCCGGCGCCGGCTCGTCCTCGGGGAACAGGCCATGCAGCTGCGCCAGCGTCAGCGGCTGGGTGGCGGCCAGCAGGGCGGCCTCCACGATGCGGTTGATGAGCGATTGATCCATGCGGTCCTGTCGTTCGGAAAGGCGGCGGGCGTTCGGCCCGGCCGCGTCACGGGCTGTCGTTGGCGGCGTCGCTGTCGTCGAACTCGCTGGAGAACTGCAGCGGTTCGTTGGTGTTGTTCAGCGCCAGCGACTTGATGTAGATCGGGGCGAGCGGGGCTTCCTGCACGATGTCCAGCAACTGCTCCTTGGCCAGTTCCAGCATGGCCAGGAAGGTCACCAGCACGCCGAGCTTGCCTTCCTCGGGGGTGAACATGCTCTCGAAGCGGTGGAACCTGCCGTCCTCCAGCCGGGTGAGCACGTCGCCCATCCGCTGGCGAACGCTGAGCGCCTCGCGCTTGATCGCGTGGCCGGTGAACAGCTCGGCGCGCTTGAGCACGTCGTGCAGCGCCAGCAGCATCTCCTTCAGCTCCACCGGCGGCGGCAGCTTCACCGCGGCGCGGTCCGGCACGTCGGCGTGCGCCGGCGTGGTGTCGCGGTCCAGCCGGGGCAGGGCGTCCAGATCCTCGGCGGCCTGCTTGAAGCGTTCGTACTCCTGCAGGCGGCGTACCAGCTCGGCGCGCGGGTCGCCTTCCTCGCCTTCCTCCGTGACCGGGCGCGGCAGCAGCATGCGCGACTTGATCTCGGCCAGGATGGCGGCCATCAGCAGGTACTCGGCGGCCAGTTCGAACCGCAGCTCCTGCATCACGTTGATGTAGTCCACGTACTGCCGGGTGATCTCGGCGACGGGGATGTCCAGGATGTCCAGGTTCTGCCGGCGGATCAGGTACAGCAGCAGGTCCAGCGGACCCTCGAAGGCGTCGAGGATGACTTCCAGCGCGTCCGGCGGGATGTAGAGGTCCTGCGGGATCTGCAGCACCGGCTGGCCATGCACCACCGCCAGCGGCATTTCCTGCTGCTGCGGGTGGTTGGTCGGGGTTTGTGGGTTCGCGTCGGACGCGAGTTCTGGGCTCATCAAGAAACAGCCATCGTGCGGGTCACCCTGCGGACCTGCACGTGGCAGGACGGCGCGGCACCGGCAATGCACCAACCATCATCATCATGCGTCGCAGGGCGAACGCTTCCCTTACAGCAACCAGCAAAGCACACCGCAGGACTGCGGTGGCGGACAGCGAGAGGTCGTCGGGCGCGGGCGGGTGGGGGCAGCGAATCGAACGTCCCGGTGGACCCTCGATGGGGCAGGTAGGTCGGCGTGGCCGGATCTTCCCCTGGACGGGCCGCTGCTTCCGGCCGTGCAATGAGGCACAGGGTAAGCCCTGACTTCGACCGTGTCCAGCGCCGGCAAGGGGCCGCGCCCGTACAATTCAGGCTTCGACTTTGGAGTGAACACCATGTGGTATGCCATTGAAGGCCATGACGGCCCCGACGTGCTGGCCCGCCGTCTCGCCGCGCGCGCGGAGCATCTGGCGCGGCTGACCGCGCTGCGCGACGAAGGCCGGCTGCTGCTGGCCGGTCCGTGTCCGGCGATCGATGCCGAAGACCCGGGCCCGGCCGGATTCAGCGGCAGCATCGTGATCGCCGAATTCGATTCGCTGGACGATGCCCGCGCCTGGGCCGATGCCGATCCCTACATGTCGGCCAGGGTCTACACCCGCGTCGACGTGCGGCCCTTCCGCAAGGTCCTGCCGTGAGCCGGGTCGAACGCATCCGCGACGCGTTGCAGGCTGCCCTGCAGCCGGTGTTGTTGGAGGTACTCGACGACAGCCACAAGCATGCCGGCCACGAGGGCGCCCGCGACGGGCGCGGACATTTCACCGTCCGCATCACCAGCGACGCGTTCGCCGGCAAGGCCCCGCTGGCCCGTCACCGGGCCGTGTATGCCGCGCTGGGCGAGATGATGCAGACCGACATCCACGCCCTGGCCATCGAGGCCCGCACACCGGACGAAGCCGGCTGACGTCATTGTCTTTGGCAGCGCGACATGCGCCGGTCGATGAAAACGTTTACATTCGCCCCCTTCCATCACGCCGGGAGGGCGCCATGTCCACCAACCACCTTTCGTCGCGGCCGCTGCTGGCCGGCCTGATCGCCACCCTGCTGGCCGCGCCAGCCGCGGCCGCACCACCGGTGTATGCCACGCCGCAGGAGAAAGCCTTCGTCGACGCCCTGATGGCGAAGATGACGGTCGAGGAGAAGCTGGGCCAGCTGAACCAGCCGGCCGGCGTGGGCAACAACACCGGGCCGGCGGCCATGACGGGCAACGAGGACCAGATCCGCAAGGGCGAGATCGGCACTTACCTGGGGACCCAGGGCGCGGTGCTGACCTGCCGCCTGCAGAGGATCGCGGTGGAGGAGTCCCGGCTCGGCATCCCGCTGATGTTCGGCTTCGACGTGATCCACGGCCACCGCACGGTGTTCCCGGTGCCGCTGGGCGAGTCGTCGAGCTTCGATCCGGTGGAAGTGCAGCACGCCGCGCGCGTCGCCGCCGTCGAGGCGGCGGCGCACGGCATCCATTGGACCTACGCGCCAATGGTGGACATCTCCCGCGACCCGCGCTGGGGCCGCATCGTCGAGGGCGCCGGCGAGGACCCGTATCTCGGGTCGGTGCTGGCCGCCGCGCGCGTGCGTGGGTTCCAGGGCGACGACCTGCGTTCGCCGGACACCGTGCTGGCCACCGCCAAGCACTTCGTGGCGTACGGTGCGGCCGAGGGGGGGCGCGACTACAACGTCGCCGACATCTCCGAGCGCGCGCTGCACGAGGTGTACCTGCCGCCGTTCAAGGCGGCGGTCGACGCCGGTGCGCAGTCGATCATGGCCGCCTTCAACGAAGTGGCCGGTGTGCCGATGCACGCGCACCGGCCGCTGATCGAGGACGTGCTGCGCAAGCAGTGGGGCTGGGACGGCCTGTTGGTCAGCGACTACACCGGCGTGATGGAGCTGATGCCGCACGGCGTGGCCGCCAATCGCGAGGAGGCGGGCATCCTGGGCCTGCGTGCCGGCGTGGACGTGGACATGGTCAGCCAGATCTACGTGAAGGACCTGCCGGCGGCGGTGAAGGCCGGAAAGATCCCGATGGCGGAGCTCGACGCGTCCGTCCGTCGCGTACTGAACGCCAAATACCGCCTGGGCCTGTTCGATGATCCCTATCGCTACTGCACCGACGACGGCGCACGCGAGCGTGCGCTGACCCTCACGCCGGAACACCGCGCGGCCGCACGCCGCATGGCACAGAAGTCGCTGGTGCTGCTGGAGAACGACCGCAACGTGCTGCCGCTGTCCAAGTCCGTGCGTACGCTGGCGGTGATCGGCCCGCTGGCCGACCATCGCCGCGCCATGCTCGGCAACTGGGCGGTGGCCGGGCGCGAGGAGGACGCGGTGACCCCGGTGGTGGGCCTGAAGGCCGCGTTGGGCACGGGCACGCGGCTGATCGTCGCCAAGGGTGCCGAGATCGAAGGCCAGGACACCTCGGGCTTCGCCGAGGCGATCGCCGCGGCCAAGCAGGCCGATGCGGTGGTGATGTTCCTCGGTGAGCATCCCGACATGAGCGCCGAGGCGCACAACCGCACCACGCTGGACCTGCCCGGCGTGCAGGAACAGCTGGCCTTGCAGGTCGCGGCGACCGGCAAGCCGGTGGTCGTGGTGCTGCTGAACGGCCGACCGCTGTCGATCGGCGCGCTGAAAGGCAAGGTGCCGGCGATCCTGGAGGCGTGGTTCCCGGGCGTGGAGGGCGGACATGCCATCACCGACGTGCTGTTCGGCGACGTCAATCCGTCGGCCAAGCTGCCGGTGACGTTCCCGCACAATGTGGGGCAGATCCCGCTCTACTACGCGCATCGCAACACCGGCCGTCCGCCGAGCGACACCGACAAATACACCAGCAAGTACCTGGATGCGCCGTCCACGCCGCTGTACGCCTTCGGCCACGGACTGAGCTATACGACCTTCCGGTATGACACGCCGGTGGTGGCGAAGAAGACGCTGGCCCCGGATGCGCTGCAGCAGCAGGTCAGCGTGCGTGTCACCAATACCGGCACTCGCGCGGGCGAGGAAGTGGTGCAACTCTACCTGCGCGACGACGTGGCCAGCGTCACCCGACCGGTGAAGCAGCTGCGCGGCTTCCAGCGCGTCGCGTTGCAACCGGGCGAGTCGAAGACCGTCACCTTCGACCTCGGCTTCGAGGATCTGGCGATGTACGACGCCCGCATGCAGCAGGTGGTGGAGCCGGGCACGTTCACGGTGTTCGTGGGCGGAAGCTCGGACCGCACGCAGCAGGCCGCGTTCTCGGTGGCAGCACGCTGATGGGCGACGGCGACGGCGACGGCGACGCGGCATCGGCGATGCTGCGTCGCAATATCTTTTGTGAGCCGAGTGCTCACGCAAGCGACTGAATTCACGACATATTCCGGACCAACTAACGCGGGCTTTACACGTTTCCGTGAAAACGGTTACAGTCCGCGCCACTCAAGGCTGTCATCACCGCGGAGGGGCGGGGAATGGCGAGAACCTCGGTCACCATCAAGGATGTCGCACGCGAGGCGCGGGTTTCCGTCGCCACCGTGTCGCGTGCCTTGAACGGACACGAGAACGTCGCCGAATCCGTCCGCCAGCAGGTCCTGGCCACCGCCGACCGCCTGCGCTACCAGCCGCATGC
This window of the Pseudoxanthomonas sp. genome carries:
- a CDS encoding BolA family protein, with product MSRVERIRDALQAALQPVLLEVLDDSHKHAGHEGARDGRGHFTVRITSDAFAGKAPLARHRAVYAALGEMMQTDIHALAIEARTPDEAG
- the bglX gene encoding beta-glucosidase BglX, which codes for MSTNHLSSRPLLAGLIATLLAAPAAAAPPVYATPQEKAFVDALMAKMTVEEKLGQLNQPAGVGNNTGPAAMTGNEDQIRKGEIGTYLGTQGAVLTCRLQRIAVEESRLGIPLMFGFDVIHGHRTVFPVPLGESSSFDPVEVQHAARVAAVEAAAHGIHWTYAPMVDISRDPRWGRIVEGAGEDPYLGSVLAAARVRGFQGDDLRSPDTVLATAKHFVAYGAAEGGRDYNVADISERALHEVYLPPFKAAVDAGAQSIMAAFNEVAGVPMHAHRPLIEDVLRKQWGWDGLLVSDYTGVMELMPHGVAANREEAGILGLRAGVDVDMVSQIYVKDLPAAVKAGKIPMAELDASVRRVLNAKYRLGLFDDPYRYCTDDGARERALTLTPEHRAAARRMAQKSLVLLENDRNVLPLSKSVRTLAVIGPLADHRRAMLGNWAVAGREEDAVTPVVGLKAALGTGTRLIVAKGAEIEGQDTSGFAEAIAAAKQADAVVMFLGEHPDMSAEAHNRTTLDLPGVQEQLALQVAATGKPVVVVLLNGRPLSIGALKGKVPAILEAWFPGVEGGHAITDVLFGDVNPSAKLPVTFPHNVGQIPLYYAHRNTGRPPSDTDKYTSKYLDAPSTPLYAFGHGLSYTTFRYDTPVVAKKTLAPDALQQQVSVRVTNTGTRAGEEVVQLYLRDDVASVTRPVKQLRGFQRVALQPGESKTVTFDLGFEDLAMYDARMQQVVEPGTFTVFVGGSSDRTQQAAFSVAAR
- a CDS encoding ScpA family protein yields the protein MSPELASDANPQTPTNHPQQQEMPLAVVHGQPVLQIPQDLYIPPDALEVILDAFEGPLDLLLYLIRRQNLDILDIPVAEITRQYVDYINVMQELRFELAAEYLLMAAILAEIKSRMLLPRPVTEEGEEGDPRAELVRRLQEYERFKQAAEDLDALPRLDRDTTPAHADVPDRAAVKLPPPVELKEMLLALHDVLKRAELFTGHAIKREALSVRQRMGDVLTRLEDGRFHRFESMFTPEEGKLGVLVTFLAMLELAKEQLLDIVQEAPLAPIYIKSLALNNTNEPLQFSSEFDDSDAANDSP
- a CDS encoding YciI family protein: MWYAIEGHDGPDVLARRLAARAEHLARLTALRDEGRLLLAGPCPAIDAEDPGPAGFSGSIVIAEFDSLDDARAWADADPYMSARVYTRVDVRPFRKVLP
- the scpB gene encoding SMC-Scp complex subunit ScpB gives rise to the protein MDQSLINRIVEAALLAATQPLTLAQLHGLFPEDEPAPEGSVEAALQHLADACADRGVELVEVASGYRYQVKADVHAWVARLWTERKTKYTRATLETLALIAYRQPITRGEIEQVRGVAVSSNIIQALEEREWIRVVGHRDVPGKPALFGTTKAFLDYFGLKRLDELPPLSELKDIGELEPQLPLDGAPLPVSIASGDAADAAQEGNASDRSTPDESTPVADDDGDTDDEQHDTTASDDADEDTASDDAGNDAGDHDEPQPKDDDAAASDQEDRAPSEQKQ